The following are encoded together in the Pleurocapsa sp. FMAR1 genome:
- a CDS encoding tyrosine-type recombinase/integrase codes for MYGCGLRVSEVIGLTWDDFKKHGDGGKCTVFDKGSKTRIILILDRLWQQVKEFEKYHRVKQHQNLEFQFILSGK; via the coding sequence GTGTACGGCTGTGGACTAAGGGTTAGTGAGGTAATTGGTTTGACTTGGGATGACTTTAAGAAACACGGCGATGGCGGTAAATGCACTGTCTTTGACAAAGGTTCTAAGACTAGAATTATTTTGATTCTTGATCGGTTATGGCAACAGGTGAAGGAGTTTGAGAAATATCATCGAGTCAAACAGCATCAAAATTTGGAGTTTCAGTTCATACTGTCAGGAAAGTAA